A single window of Nasonia vitripennis strain AsymCx chromosome 4, Nvit_psr_1.1, whole genome shotgun sequence DNA harbors:
- the LOC116417418 gene encoding uncharacterized protein DDB_G0283357-like isoform X1 produces the protein MNKINSSNPTASSSSSGSSSSGSSSSGSSRSGSSSSGSNSSGSSSSGSSSSSNNNSSSSSSNSSSGSSRSRQVSAKKARLSPSLLYSPLPRTPTSSLERPMTPRAAVTPRSSVLQPVVGSNGCSRARRGARRNLAAEYVGDQENVDPTAPPELSLFDELEEFLVLRNAITAGGAQQEEQQQQPQHLEPLPQQQQQSPEQQHPLQHQQPPPQHQQPPQHIQPPQHQQPLPQQQQQSPQHQQPPPQHQQPPQHIQPPQHQQSPPQQEQAQLQDDQEEQLPPPLPPHPIPEAVANGFRGPQRRSRGKFAHNRDFIRELEPMPDLEGYPVGNLKFCTATHVRKALYVAANFFRLTGGRFPRQTDRMQKSYHACLRTVDKHVCEMGAQKFSLYGLSVEEAQAFYDAAYGSYLMRKNDPTRRGRRR, from the exons ATGAACAAAATAAACAGCAGCAACCCCactgccagcagcagcagcagtggcagcagcagcagtggcagcagcagcagtggcagcagcagaagtggcagcagcagcagtggcagcaacagcagtggcagcagcagtagtggcagcagcagcagcagcaacaacaacagcagcagcagcagcagcaacagtagcagtggcagcagcagaagccgcCAAGTTTCTGCGAAGAAGGCTAGGCTGag CCCTTCATTGCTGTACTCGCCGCTGCCCCGAACGCCAACATCCTCGTTGGAGAGGCCAATGACGCCACGAGCCGCGGTTACGCCACGGTCGTCGGTTCTCCAACCGGTTGTTGGCTCCAACGGCTGCTCCAGAGCTCGTCGTGGGGCGAGGCGAAACTTGGCCGCCGAGTATGTCGGCGACCAAGAGAACGTAGACCCGACAGCTCCACCAGAATT atCACTATTTGATGAATTGGAGGAATTTTTGGTTCTTAGGAATGC GATCACAGCAGGAGGAGCACAGCAggaggagcagcagcaacaaccgCAACACCTCGAACCACTAccacaacagcaacagcaatcACCAGAACAGCAACATCCACTACAACATCAACAACCACCACCACAACACCAACAACCACCACAACATATTCAACCACCACAACACCAACAACCACTAccacaacagcaacagcaatcACCACAACATCAACAACCACCACCACAACACCAACAACCACCACAACATATTCAACCACCACAACACCAACAATCACCACCACAACAGGAGCAGGCACAGCTGCAAGA TGACCAAGAAGAGCAGCTACCTCCCCCCTTACCTCCTCACCCGATACCGGAAGCGGTAGCGAATGGCTTCCGTGGACCGCAGAGGAGGTCTAGGGGAAAGTTTGCCCACAATCGGGACTTCATAAGGGAGTTAGAACCGATGCCGGATCTGGAAGGCTACCCGGTCGGCAACCTGAAATTTTGTACTGCTACACATGTGCGTAAAGCACTATATGTAGCAGCCAATTTTTTCAGGTTGACGGGCGGGCGGTTTCCTCGTCAGACAGACCGTATGCAAAAGTCATACCATGCGTGTCTACGCACCGTAGACAAGCATGTTTGCGAGATGGGGGCACAGAAGTTTTCCCTGTACGGTCTGTCTGTAGAGGAAGCCCAAGCCTTTTATGATGCGGCATATGGGAGCTACCTTATGAGGAAAAATGATCCTACCCGAAGGGGTAGACGACGATGA
- the LOC116417418 gene encoding uncharacterized protein DDB_G0283357-like isoform X2, with protein MNKINSSNPTASSSSSGSSSSGSSSSGSSRSGSSSSGSNSSGSSSSGSSSSSNNNSSSSSSNSSSGSSRSRQVSAKKARLSPSLLYSPLPRTPTSSLERPMTPRAAVTPRSSVLQPVVGSNGCSRARRGARRNLAAEYVGDQENVDPTAPPELSLFDELEEFLVLRNAITAGGAQQEEQQQQPQHLEPLPQQQQQSPEQQHPLQHQQPPPQHQQPPQHIQPPQHQQPLPQQQQQSPQHQQPPPQHQQPPQHIQPPQHQQSPPQQEQAQLQDFFSVTKKSSYLPPYLLTRYRKR; from the exons ATGAACAAAATAAACAGCAGCAACCCCactgccagcagcagcagcagtggcagcagcagcagtggcagcagcagcagtggcagcagcagaagtggcagcagcagcagtggcagcaacagcagtggcagcagcagtagtggcagcagcagcagcagcaacaacaacagcagcagcagcagcagcaacagtagcagtggcagcagcagaagccgcCAAGTTTCTGCGAAGAAGGCTAGGCTGag CCCTTCATTGCTGTACTCGCCGCTGCCCCGAACGCCAACATCCTCGTTGGAGAGGCCAATGACGCCACGAGCCGCGGTTACGCCACGGTCGTCGGTTCTCCAACCGGTTGTTGGCTCCAACGGCTGCTCCAGAGCTCGTCGTGGGGCGAGGCGAAACTTGGCCGCCGAGTATGTCGGCGACCAAGAGAACGTAGACCCGACAGCTCCACCAGAATT atCACTATTTGATGAATTGGAGGAATTTTTGGTTCTTAGGAATGC GATCACAGCAGGAGGAGCACAGCAggaggagcagcagcaacaaccgCAACACCTCGAACCACTAccacaacagcaacagcaatcACCAGAACAGCAACATCCACTACAACATCAACAACCACCACCACAACACCAACAACCACCACAACATATTCAACCACCACAACACCAACAACCACTAccacaacagcaacagcaatcACCACAACATCAACAACCACCACCACAACACCAACAACCACCACAACATATTCAACCACCACAACACCAACAATCACCACCACAACAGGAGCAGGCACAGCTGCAAGA TTTCTTTTCAGTGACCAAGAAGAGCAGCTACCTCCCCCCTTACCTCCTCACCCGATACCGGAAGCGGTAG
- the LOC100679448 gene encoding probable serine/threonine-protein kinase cdc7 isoform X3, with protein sequence MAGRGKQWPRNYLNQNQQPFYVENDDDDDYVDDDDDYENEKVTLAGLLTEMSDIDKDMEVLVEKKKAIVDKMKRIISTEKDQTSSHPQTLYRPPPSSFSNNSKRIKNQSRAVLPFTATSSAVGSNNNSNRQLPLQQSYSYNDEQRHRQMLPFEDQKLQKQQLQQLNYYQQLQQQQLLMTMTMNNNVKLGMSSSVLSESNPSTFISSTQHPHELLQQQQQQQQLQSENLMRYIKKRSQHYPIDQMESTSLSNNVLLSNNEQGQTNKDNTIRPFDEKRRRHDISLQNNDSFVNKYNYNFDDFNDDDDNCDDNGHEAQQYDNESDENNEDANNTAQKDQDDAAQPQAKSTKKPTNLTVTRRMFTRSEVETLIKRTFKNYQSKGVFYSEDLNLPDKSTMSCRKRAGKSIQKMNPDELKTLLKCTMPEAQEFADFVNNMRFV encoded by the exons ATGGCCGGAAGAGGCAAGCAATGGCCAAGAAATTATCTAAATCAGAACCAACAACCTTTCTACGTAGAAaatgacgacgatgatgattacgttgatgatgatgatgattacGAGAATGAGAAGGTTACTCTCGCAGGGCTGCTAACAGAGATGAGTGACATAGATAAAGATATGGAGGTGcttgttgaaaaaaagaaggcaatagtagataaaatgaaaaggaTAATCAGTACTGAAAAAGATCAAACCAGTTCCCATCCGCAGACTTTATATCGC CCTCCACCATCATCATTCTCCAATAAtagtaaaagaataaagaatCAATCTCGCGCTGTACTTCCGTTTACGGCAACATCATCTGCTGTGGGTTCAAATAATAATTCGAATAGGCAGTTACCGCTTCAACAGAGTTATTCGTATAACGACGAACAGCGACATCGTCAAATG CTTCCCTTTGAGGATCAAAAACTACAAAAACAACAGCTCCAGCAGCTAAATTATTATCAGCAACTTCAGCAGCAACAATTATTAATGACCATGACGATGAACAATAATGTCAAATTAGGGATGTCAAGTTCCGTCCTTTCTGAGTCCAACCCGTCTACCTTTATTTCTTCTACACAGCATCCTCATGAGCTCcttcagcaacagcagcagcagcagcagctgcaatCCGAGAATTTGATgcgatatataaaaaaaagaagtcagCATTATCCAATTGATCAG ATGGAATCCACATCCCTATCGAATAATGTGTTGTTATCGAACAACGAACAAGGGCAAACTAATAAAGATAATACAATAAGGCCATTCGATGAAAAG CGACGACGACATGATATCAGCTTGCAAAATAATGATAGTTTTGTTAACAAgtacaattataattttgatGACTTTAACGATGATGACGATAATTGTGATGATAATGGTCACGAGGCTCAACAATATGATAATGAATCAGATGAAAACAATGAAGATGCGAATAACACTGCTCAGAAGGATCAAGACGACGCCGCTCAGCCTCAGGCAAAATCTACTAAAAAACCTACCAATTTAACG GTTACTCGCCGTATGTTTACGCGATCAGAAGTGGAAACACTTATAAAGAGAACGTTTAAAAACTATCAATCAAAAGGCGTCTTTTACTCAGAAGATTTAAATTTACCGGATAAAAGTACTATGTCGTGTCGAAAGCGCGCCGGAAAATCAATCCAAAAAATGAATCCTGATGaattaaaaactttgttaaaatgTACGATGCCGGAAGCTCAGGAATTTGCTGACTTTGTTAACAATATGAGATTTGTATAA
- the LOC100679448 gene encoding MATH and LRR domain-containing protein PFE0570w-like isoform X1 — translation MAGRGKQWPRNYLNQNQQPFYVENDDDDDYVDDDDDYENEKVTLAGLLTEMSDIDKDMEVLVEKKKAIVDKMKRIISTEKDQTSSHPQTLYRPPPSSFSNNSKRIKNQSRAVLPFTATSSAVGSNNNSNRQLPLQQSYSYNDEQRHRQMLPFEDQKLQKQQLQQLNYYQQLQQQQLLMTMTMNNNVKLGMSSSVLSESNPSTFISSTQHPHELLQQQQQQQQLQSENLMRYIKKRSQHYPIDQMESTSLSNNVLLSNNEQGQTNKDNTIRPFDEKRRRHDISLQNNDSFVNKYNYNFDDFNDDDDNCDDNGHEAQQYDNESDENNEDANNTAQKDQDDAAQPQAKSTKKPTNLTVTRRMFTRSEVETLIKRTFKNYQSKGVFYSEDLNLPDKSTMSCRKRAGKSIQKMNPDELKTLLKCTMPEAQEFADFVNNMRFKKDAVDANEDNNNLHFFQLEDHTDARIRRCTADFDSIVVVGRSIDVFKIRKKFDLSTGKNVVRISDQKKTTCLLDPANEKLWFEFKLGGYMNNSINVLFSIKRNYFQKITKWLTNTRKKKVTTAESLDPFSHFFLKKLLKRLLNVCLKIVEHCVIVISQILLFTTALKCRLCTRKIGGPSANQ, via the exons ATGGCCGGAAGAGGCAAGCAATGGCCAAGAAATTATCTAAATCAGAACCAACAACCTTTCTACGTAGAAaatgacgacgatgatgattacgttgatgatgatgatgattacGAGAATGAGAAGGTTACTCTCGCAGGGCTGCTAACAGAGATGAGTGACATAGATAAAGATATGGAGGTGcttgttgaaaaaaagaaggcaatagtagataaaatgaaaaggaTAATCAGTACTGAAAAAGATCAAACCAGTTCCCATCCGCAGACTTTATATCGC CCTCCACCATCATCATTCTCCAATAAtagtaaaagaataaagaatCAATCTCGCGCTGTACTTCCGTTTACGGCAACATCATCTGCTGTGGGTTCAAATAATAATTCGAATAGGCAGTTACCGCTTCAACAGAGTTATTCGTATAACGACGAACAGCGACATCGTCAAATG CTTCCCTTTGAGGATCAAAAACTACAAAAACAACAGCTCCAGCAGCTAAATTATTATCAGCAACTTCAGCAGCAACAATTATTAATGACCATGACGATGAACAATAATGTCAAATTAGGGATGTCAAGTTCCGTCCTTTCTGAGTCCAACCCGTCTACCTTTATTTCTTCTACACAGCATCCTCATGAGCTCcttcagcaacagcagcagcagcagcagctgcaatCCGAGAATTTGATgcgatatataaaaaaaagaagtcagCATTATCCAATTGATCAG ATGGAATCCACATCCCTATCGAATAATGTGTTGTTATCGAACAACGAACAAGGGCAAACTAATAAAGATAATACAATAAGGCCATTCGATGAAAAG CGACGACGACATGATATCAGCTTGCAAAATAATGATAGTTTTGTTAACAAgtacaattataattttgatGACTTTAACGATGATGACGATAATTGTGATGATAATGGTCACGAGGCTCAACAATATGATAATGAATCAGATGAAAACAATGAAGATGCGAATAACACTGCTCAGAAGGATCAAGACGACGCCGCTCAGCCTCAGGCAAAATCTACTAAAAAACCTACCAATTTAACG GTTACTCGCCGTATGTTTACGCGATCAGAAGTGGAAACACTTATAAAGAGAACGTTTAAAAACTATCAATCAAAAGGCGTCTTTTACTCAGAAGATTTAAATTTACCGGATAAAAGTACTATGTCGTGTCGAAAGCGCGCCGGAAAATCAATCCAAAAAATGAATCCTGATGaattaaaaactttgttaaaatgTACGATGCCGGAAGCTCAGGAATTTGCTGACTTTGTTAACAATATGAGATTT AAAAAAGATGCAGTGGATGCTAAcgaagataataataatttacatttttttcaactgGAAGACCATACCGATGCACGCATAAGAAGGTGTACAGCGGATTTTGATTCTATCGTCGTTGTCGGACGCAGTATCGATGTATTCAAGATAAGGAAAAAATTCGATTTGAGTACGGGAAAAAATGTCGTAAGAATATCTGATCAAAAGAAAACAACGTGTCTTCTTGATcctgcaaatgaaaaattgtgGTTTGAGTTTAAATTGGGAGGATACATGAATAACTCGATCAATGTATTGTTTTCTATTAAGAGGAATTATTTccaaaaaataacaaaatggCTAACGAAcacgaggaagaagaaagtAACGACGGCGGAGTCACTCGACccattttctcatttttttttgaagaaatTGTTAAAAAGGCTTCTAAACGTTTGCCTGAAAATTGTCGAACATTGCGTTATAGTAATATCACAAATTTTACTCTTCACGACAGCACTAAAATGCCGTCTGTGTACTCGGAAGATTGGGGGTCCTTCTGCAAATCAATAG
- the LOC100679448 gene encoding probable serine/threonine-protein kinase cdc7 isoform X2, which translates to MAGRGKQWPRNYLNQNQQPFYVENDDDDDYVDDDDDYENEKVTLAGLLTEMSDIDKDMEVLVEKKKAIVDKMKRIISTEKDQTSSHPQTLYRPPPSSFSNNSKRIKNQSRAVLPFTATSSAVGSNNNSNRQLPLQQSYSYNDEQRHRQMLPFEDQKLQKQQLQQLNYYQQLQQQQLLMTMTMNNNVKLGMSSSVLSESNPSTFISSTQHPHELLQQQQQQQQLQSENLMRYIKKRSQHYPIDQMESTSLSNNVLLSNNEQGQTNKDNTIRPFDEKRRRHDISLQNNDSFVNKYNYNFDDFNDDDDNCDDNGHEAQQYDNESDENNEDANNTAQKDQDDAAQPQAKSTKKPTNLTKKDAVDANEDNNNLHFFQLEDHTDARIRRCTADFDSIVVVGRSIDVFKIRKKFDLSTGKNVVRISDQKKTTCLLDPANEKLWFEFKLGGYMNNSINVLFSIKRNYFQKITKWLTNTRKKKVTTAESLDPFSHFFLKKLLKRLLNVCLKIVEHCVIVISQILLFTTALKCRLCTRKIGGPSANQ; encoded by the exons ATGGCCGGAAGAGGCAAGCAATGGCCAAGAAATTATCTAAATCAGAACCAACAACCTTTCTACGTAGAAaatgacgacgatgatgattacgttgatgatgatgatgattacGAGAATGAGAAGGTTACTCTCGCAGGGCTGCTAACAGAGATGAGTGACATAGATAAAGATATGGAGGTGcttgttgaaaaaaagaaggcaatagtagataaaatgaaaaggaTAATCAGTACTGAAAAAGATCAAACCAGTTCCCATCCGCAGACTTTATATCGC CCTCCACCATCATCATTCTCCAATAAtagtaaaagaataaagaatCAATCTCGCGCTGTACTTCCGTTTACGGCAACATCATCTGCTGTGGGTTCAAATAATAATTCGAATAGGCAGTTACCGCTTCAACAGAGTTATTCGTATAACGACGAACAGCGACATCGTCAAATG CTTCCCTTTGAGGATCAAAAACTACAAAAACAACAGCTCCAGCAGCTAAATTATTATCAGCAACTTCAGCAGCAACAATTATTAATGACCATGACGATGAACAATAATGTCAAATTAGGGATGTCAAGTTCCGTCCTTTCTGAGTCCAACCCGTCTACCTTTATTTCTTCTACACAGCATCCTCATGAGCTCcttcagcaacagcagcagcagcagcagctgcaatCCGAGAATTTGATgcgatatataaaaaaaagaagtcagCATTATCCAATTGATCAG ATGGAATCCACATCCCTATCGAATAATGTGTTGTTATCGAACAACGAACAAGGGCAAACTAATAAAGATAATACAATAAGGCCATTCGATGAAAAG CGACGACGACATGATATCAGCTTGCAAAATAATGATAGTTTTGTTAACAAgtacaattataattttgatGACTTTAACGATGATGACGATAATTGTGATGATAATGGTCACGAGGCTCAACAATATGATAATGAATCAGATGAAAACAATGAAGATGCGAATAACACTGCTCAGAAGGATCAAGACGACGCCGCTCAGCCTCAGGCAAAATCTACTAAAAAACCTACCAATTTAACG AAAAAAGATGCAGTGGATGCTAAcgaagataataataatttacatttttttcaactgGAAGACCATACCGATGCACGCATAAGAAGGTGTACAGCGGATTTTGATTCTATCGTCGTTGTCGGACGCAGTATCGATGTATTCAAGATAAGGAAAAAATTCGATTTGAGTACGGGAAAAAATGTCGTAAGAATATCTGATCAAAAGAAAACAACGTGTCTTCTTGATcctgcaaatgaaaaattgtgGTTTGAGTTTAAATTGGGAGGATACATGAATAACTCGATCAATGTATTGTTTTCTATTAAGAGGAATTATTTccaaaaaataacaaaatggCTAACGAAcacgaggaagaagaaagtAACGACGGCGGAGTCACTCGACccattttctcatttttttttgaagaaatTGTTAAAAAGGCTTCTAAACGTTTGCCTGAAAATTGTCGAACATTGCGTTATAGTAATATCACAAATTTTACTCTTCACGACAGCACTAAAATGCCGTCTGTGTACTCGGAAGATTGGGGGTCCTTCTGCAAATCAATAG
- the LOC116417417 gene encoding uncharacterized protein LOC116417417, producing the protein MRYAHGLKLSDSERCPNFVRFMTEDMDVDLMSGNAEVVQIHIANTIEPMDDYAVVIDYSKLGHDVFKKAKDACRYRSMFLHDYGHVTSRLCSSSALWDNVTYVQAYLPEIHAYMCRLRKRWGSVTGYVVAGGYSCFLNTLPLHKNMKRLVSDAKGRMADYKTGFEVLRTSASLRIEEVRTFQGSTCLKNAQNSFENVGFLTSSAKKFFECGSVCVASNWTRYMTWRIQGDLDFLVKCYDLVNATAGNSLTRATIEECYDSELRLRYFLYGRWPNCPDARITWLLNSPREGFRGANVEEGTYVFRRQTAGEMLKLSERRQLRQPPITFKDEFFGWPFMKVAIVEMTQYYPEEETDLDKQANQTLDLKIHFLMTRLIGFSRLNHGFSDYTFRFVEHAFSRRAIQTMILKQGKDQMEKAYISGVVPVSTLVKSILNPNTKTGMLIRSTVYLPEPMDHWQNVIRNFVKKHVQVFPMALLSKKASSTLQMVRDSGPNS; encoded by the exons ATGCGATATGCGCATGGGCTTAAGTTATCCGATTCGGAGAGATGCCCAAATTTCGTACGCTTCATGACGGAGGACATGGACGTTGACTTAATGTCTGGCAATGCTGAAGTAGTTCAAATTCATATAGCCAACACGATCGAGCCAATGGACGATTACGCTGTTGTCATTGACTATTCCAAGCTGGGTCacgatgtttttaaaaaggcAAAGGATGCATGTCGTTACAGATCCATGTTTCTACACGACTACGGTCATGTAACTTCCAg GCTATGCTCATCTTCCGCGTTGTGGGACAACGTCACCTATGTACAGGCATACCTACCCGAAATTCACGCTTACATGTGTCGGCTTCGGAAAAGATGGGGCAGCGTGACAGGATACGTAGTGGCCGGAGGCTACAG TTGTTTTTTGAATACGCTTCCATTACACAAAAATATGAAACGATTAGTATCCGATGCAAAAGGTCGAATGGCAGATTATAAAACTGGTTTCGAGGTACTGAGAACGTCAGCTTCCTTGAGAATAGAAGAAGTAAGGACTTTTCAAGGTTCAACGTGTTTAAAGAACGCACAAAATTCTTTTGAGAACGTAGGCTTCTTGACCAGCAGCGCTAAGAAATTCTTCGAATGCGGTTCCGTGTGCGTAGCTAGCAACTGGACTAGATATATGACTTGGCGTATCCAGGGAGATTTGGATTTTCTAGTTAAGTGTTACGATCTAGTTAATGCAACGGCAGGGAATTCGCTAACACGAGCAACCATAGAAGAGTGTTACGATTCCGAACTGcgtttacgttattttttatatgggCGTTGGCCTAATTGTCCCGATGCCCGTATTACTTGGTTGCTGAATAGTCCAAGGGAAGGATTCAGAGGTGCAAATGTTGAAGAAGGCACGTATGTATTTAGGCGACAGACTGCTGGTGAAATGCTCAAGCTAAGCGAGCGACGACAGTTACGGCAACCTCCCATCACCTTTAAGGATGAGTTTTTCGGATGGCCATTTATGAAGGTGGCGATTGTTGAAATGACGCAGTACTATCCCGAAGAGGAAACAGACTTGGACAAGCAAGCCAATCAAACGTtggatttaaaaattcattttttgatGACAAGGCTTATCGGATTTTCCCGATTGAATCACGGTTTCTCCGATTATACTTTTCGTTTTGTCGAACATGCTTTTTCTAGACGAGCTATACAAACCATGATATTAAAACAAGGCAAAGATCAGATGGAAAAAGCTTACATAAGTGGTGTTGTTCCAGTGTCGACTCTTGTTAAGAGTATATTGAATCCCAATACAAAAACAG GCATGTTAATCAGAAGCACCGTATATCTACCCGAACCCATGGATCATTGGCAAAATGTAATTCGGAATTTCGTAAAAAAACACGTTCAAGTATTCCCGATGGCTTTGCTGAGCAAAAAAGCATCATCAACGTTACAAATGGTACGAGATTCGGGACCCAACAGttaa